The Anopheles merus strain MAF chromosome 2L, AmerM5.1, whole genome shotgun sequence genome has a segment encoding these proteins:
- the LOC121593187 gene encoding gamma-1-syntrophin isoform X2: MKINASKMATPIEEKVDQNLKTRTGMVMISDGKSKPELARLHLSMEMITIQKQDTTTPAPTPTNATHPPIESKERMVQITRQKVGGLGLSIKGGAEHKLPILISRIYKDQAADATGQLFVGDAIIKVNGEYITACPHDDAVNILRNAGDIVVLTVKHYRAATPFLQKQLSRETPESDNDATCAELKADENWKSVNSSRPVSISSEPENRWIDLVSVPLMMAYVTRYIYGTDKLRPNAFEVRGLNGTTTGIIHCDDLAILSQWLKYITDNVVGLTSLQMKLFNRNFPVGERIEYMGWVNEGVINNHISWQSYKPRFLVLKGTEVMLFDSPPLNVTGLTKANVAYKVYQTMFRVVKESETVDSRQHCFLLQSSGHEPRYLSVETRQELLRIENSWNAAIVTSVIKLGRKTFAVSHHGKTGGLTLDWQAGFSLTEGAEAAVIWQYKFSQLRGSSDDGKSKLKLHFQDHETRSIETKI; encoded by the exons ATGAAGATCAACGCGTCCAAGATGGCGACCCCGATCGAAGAGAAAGTTGATCAGAATCTGAAG ACCCGCACCGGGATGGTGATGATCAGCGATGGCAAAAGCAAACCAGAGCTCGCCCGGCTCCATCTGTCGATGGAGATGATCACGATCCAGAAGCAGGACACGACCACACCCGCACCGACGCCCACCAACGCCACCCATCCGCCAATCGAGTCGAAG GAACGCATGGTACAGATCACGCGCCAGAAGGTGGGAGGACTCGGCCTCAGCATAAAGGGTGGCGCCGAACACAAGCTGCCGATACTGATATCGCGCATCTACAAGGACCAGGCGGCCGACGCAACAGGTCAGCTGTTTGTTGGCGATGCCATCATCAAG GTAAACGGTGAATACATCACAGCCTGTCCACATGACGACGCGGTCAACATCCTCCGGAATGCTGGCGATATCGTTGTCCTTACTGTGAAGCACTACCGTGCCGCCACACCGTTCCTGCAGAAACAAT TAAGCCGAGAAACGCCCGAATCGGACAATGATGCGACGTGCGCAGAGCTGAAGGCGGACGAAAACTGGAAATCGGTCAACAGTAGCCGCCCGGTGTCCATCAGCTCCGAGCCGGAAAATCGATGGATCGACTTGGTTTCGG TGCCGCTGATGATGGCATACGTTACGAGGTACATCTACGGCACGGACAAGCTGCGACCGAACGCGTTCGAGGTGCGCGGACTGAACGGGACCACCACCGGCATCATACACTGCGACGATCTGGCCATCCTCAGCCAGTGGCTCAAGTACATCACGGACAATGTGGTCGGACTGACGAGCCTGCAG ATGAAGCTGTTCAACCGGAACTTCCCCGTGGGCGAACGGATCGAGTACATGGGCTGGGTGAACGAGGGCGTCATCAACAATCACATCTCGTGGCAGAGCTACAAGCCCCGCTTTCTGGTGCTGAAGGGTACCGAGGTGATGCTGTTCGACTCGCCGCCGCTCAACGTGACCGGCCTGACCAAGGCGAACGTCGCCTACAAGGTGTACCAGACGATGTTCCGCGTGGTGAAGGAGTCGGAAACGGTCGACTCCCGGCAGCACTGCTTCCTGCTCCAGAGCTCCGGTCACGAGCCGCGCTACCTGAGCGTGGAGACGCGCCAGGAGCTGCTGCGGATCGAGAACAGCTGGAACGCGGCGATCGTTACGAGCGTGATCAAGCTGGGC CGCAAAACGTTCGCCGTCTCTCATCACGGCAAGACCGGCGGACTAACCCTGGACTGGCAGGCCGGATTCTCGCTCACGGAAGGGGCCGAAGCGGCCGTAATCTGGCAGTACAAGTTCTCGCAGCTACGCGGCTCCAGCGACGATGGCAAATCGAAGCTGAAGCTCCACTTCCAGGACCACGAAACGCGCAGCATCGAAACGAAG ATATAA
- the LOC121593185 gene encoding mitotic spindle assembly checkpoint protein MAD1 produces MQTTMDGEGCDETLTTYGMSSSTAIGSSRLSFENSASFELSRKKRRISGPGCDRTTDTMYEGNVSGDSFSTTATGYTTTTQVAQSPWETRRIKADLIEARSRITFLKKEIEHLNTEMATTQLRNQHKISSLEKELGFSGQKVTDLEKHLQLVRKREHVAKQDLNKVRTQLQQLKTEADGRQFELRQALQRLEQKYDSDTGELNTEIRDLTTQVNDLEQQLTLAQDELDTTREINDTLQSKADAYDQTKRELEATQDRLAEAESRVKTLEYEVGSYEDWKSLSKVSADRLANTTELEKENVRLKDQLKNLQSLIGDKLLLEEQVASSQARLKDLEQKDALSAALEVRVKELERELVEWRQLGKDYTPKESLVSAKTMRNRIEQILQKDLVLANEQSSVQTEKHQIQGRIEELQSENALLNGRLADYKRAQEGLQSIVHRAQKKLNLVTGERDYLKQLLESYENDLTISHSVVGSEADKKQLRARIEMLEKTLTGYKDLCQKQEADLQANKVLPDISFVLTSEQYEKLRKEIDELRLENERLTRRKDELEVEVENRTLRAQINRPCPSQTTKLVRYINSPATEDIVAEHNTKLKLMAEIERLKLHIQRLQETNQDLTECLHNTDETGNMTMKIKESVDLRMQLKELQAKYDQRKELYQQSSEDFRTVVNLLFGFKIDRISGSYFQLRSQYAESPDEYLNFALAPDGSVLTLLESDYAASLRDLVETQFKTHNSVPVFLSSLTLELFNRTTMTVQYCNAE; encoded by the exons ATGCAAACCACGATGGACGGCGAGGGATGCGATGAGACGCTAACGACGTACGGGATGAGTTCGTCTACCGCGATCGGCTCAAGCCGGCTGAGCTTCGAAAACAGTGCCTCGTTCGAGCTGA GCCGTAAGAAACGCCGCATATCCGGCCCGGGGTGTGATAGGACCACCGACACGATGTACGAAGGGAACGTTAGCGGCGATTCGTTTTCGACAACTGCGACCGGCTACACCACCACGACGCAGGTGGCCCAAAGTCCGTGGGAGACGCGTCGTATAAAGGCCGATCTGATCGAGGCACGCTCAAGG ATAACGTTCCTGAAGAAGGAAATTGAACACCTCAACACGGAAATGGCAACGACGCAGCTGCGCAACCAGCACAAAATATCCTCGCTCGAGAAGGAGCTAGGCTTCAGCGGGCAGAAGGTGACCGATCTCGAGAAGCACCTGCAGCTCGTCCGCAAGCGGGAGCACGTTGCCAAGCAGGACCTGAACAAAGTGCGCACCCAGCTCCAGCAGCTCAAAACCGAAGCCGACGGGCGGCAGTTCGAGCTGCGGCAAGCGCTGCAGCGGCTGGAGCAGAAGTACGATTCGGACACCGGCGAGCTGAACACGGAAATACGCGACCTCACCACCCAGGTGAACGACCTCGAGCAGCAGCTGACGCTCGCGCAGGACGAGCTGGACACGACGCGCGAAATCAACGACACGCTCCAGAGCAAGGCGGACGCGTACGATCAAACGAAGCGCGAGCTGGAAGCGACGCAGGACAGGCTGGCGGAGGCGGAATCGCGCGTGAAAACGCTCGAGTACGAGGTGGGCAGCTACGAGGACTGGAAAAGCCTGTCGAAGGTGTCGGCCGACCGGCTGGCGAACACCACCGAGCTCGAGAAGGAGAACGTGCGGCTGAAGGACCAGCTGAAGAACCTGCAGAGCCTGATCGGCGACAAGCTGCTGCTCGAGGAGCAGGTGGCCAGCTCGCAGGCGCGGCTGAAGGATCTGGAGCAGAAGGATGCGCTGTCGGCGGCGCTGGAGGTGCGCGTGAAGGAGCTCGAGCGGGAGCTGGTCGAGTGGCGCCAGCTCGGCAAGGACTACACGCCCAAGGAGAGTCTGGTGAGCGCGAAAACGATGCGCAACCGCATCGAGCAGATCCTGCAGAAGGATCTGGTGCTGGCGAACGAGCAGTCGTCCGTGCAGACGGAGAAGCACCAGATACAGGGGCGCATCGAGGAGCTGCAGTCGGAGAATGCGCTGCTGAACGGGCGGCTCGCTGACTACAAGCGGGCCCAGGAAGGTTTGCAGAGCATCGTGCATCGGGCGCAGAAGAAGCTGAACCTGGTGACGGGCGAGCGGGACTATCTCAAGCAGCTACTGGAAAGCTACGAGAATGATCTTACGA TTAGCCATTCCGTCGTGGGCAGTGAGGCGGACAAGAAGCAGCTAAGGGCACGGATCGAAATGCTGGAAAAGACGCTGACCGGGTACAAGGATCTGTGCCAGAAGCAGGAGGCCGATCTGCAAGCGAACAAAGTGTTGCCCGATATCA GCTTCGTACTAACGTCCGAGCAGTACGAGAAGCTGCGCAAAGAGATTGACGAGCTGCGGCTGGAGAATGAGCGCCTGACGCGGCGCAAGGACGAGCTGGAGGTGGAGGTAGAAAACCGAACGCTAAGGGCACAGATAAACCGCCCGTGCCCGAGCCAAACAACGAAGCTGGTGCGCTACATCAACAGCCCGGCGACGGAAGATATCGTGGCGGAGCATAACACGAAGCTGAAGCTGATGGCCGAAATCGAGCGGCTGAAGCTGCACATACAGCGGCTGCAGGAAACGAACCAAGATCTGACCGAGTGTCTGCACAACACGGACGAGACGGGCAACATGACGATGAAGATAAAGGAATCGGTCGACCTGCGGATGCAGCTGAAGGAGCTGCAGGCCAAGTACGACCAGCGGAAGGAGCTGTACCAGCAGTCGTCGGAAGACTTCCGCACCGTGGTGAATCTGCTGTTCGGCTTCAAGATTGACCGCATCAGCGGTAGCTACTTTCAGCTGCGCAGCCAGTACGCGGAAAGCCCGGACGAGTACCTGAACTTTGCGCTCGCACCGGACGGCAGTGTGCTGACGCTGCTCGAATCGGACTATGCCGCGTCGCTGCGCGATCTGGTCGAGACGCAGTTTAAAACGCACAACTCGGTGCCCGTCTTTCTCAGTTCGCTCACGCTCGAGCTGTTCAATCGGACCACCATGACGGTGCAGTACTGTAACGCCGAGTGA
- the LOC121593187 gene encoding gamma-1-syntrophin isoform X1 gives MKINASKMATPIEEKVDQNLKTRTGMVMISDGKSKPELARLHLSMEMITIQKQDTTTPAPTPTNATHPPIESKERMVQITRQKVGGLGLSIKGGAEHKLPILISRIYKDQAADATGQLFVGDAIIKVNGEYITACPHDDAVNILRNAGDIVVLTVKHYRAATPFLQKQLSRETPESDNDATCAELKADENWKSVNSSRPVSISSEPENRWIDLVSVPLMMAYVTRYIYGTDKLRPNAFEVRGLNGTTTGIIHCDDLAILSQWLKYITDNVVGLTSLQMKLFNRNFPVGERIEYMGWVNEGVINNHISWQSYKPRFLVLKGTEVMLFDSPPLNVTGLTKANVAYKVYQTMFRVVKESETVDSRQHCFLLQSSGHEPRYLSVETRQELLRIENSWNAAIVTSVIKLGRKTFAVSHHGKTGGLTLDWQAGFSLTEGAEAAVIWQYKFSQLRGSSDDGKSKLKLHFQDHETRSIETKELECHVLQSLLFCMHAFLTAKVASVDPTFLSSIQQA, from the exons ATGAAGATCAACGCGTCCAAGATGGCGACCCCGATCGAAGAGAAAGTTGATCAGAATCTGAAG ACCCGCACCGGGATGGTGATGATCAGCGATGGCAAAAGCAAACCAGAGCTCGCCCGGCTCCATCTGTCGATGGAGATGATCACGATCCAGAAGCAGGACACGACCACACCCGCACCGACGCCCACCAACGCCACCCATCCGCCAATCGAGTCGAAG GAACGCATGGTACAGATCACGCGCCAGAAGGTGGGAGGACTCGGCCTCAGCATAAAGGGTGGCGCCGAACACAAGCTGCCGATACTGATATCGCGCATCTACAAGGACCAGGCGGCCGACGCAACAGGTCAGCTGTTTGTTGGCGATGCCATCATCAAG GTAAACGGTGAATACATCACAGCCTGTCCACATGACGACGCGGTCAACATCCTCCGGAATGCTGGCGATATCGTTGTCCTTACTGTGAAGCACTACCGTGCCGCCACACCGTTCCTGCAGAAACAAT TAAGCCGAGAAACGCCCGAATCGGACAATGATGCGACGTGCGCAGAGCTGAAGGCGGACGAAAACTGGAAATCGGTCAACAGTAGCCGCCCGGTGTCCATCAGCTCCGAGCCGGAAAATCGATGGATCGACTTGGTTTCGG TGCCGCTGATGATGGCATACGTTACGAGGTACATCTACGGCACGGACAAGCTGCGACCGAACGCGTTCGAGGTGCGCGGACTGAACGGGACCACCACCGGCATCATACACTGCGACGATCTGGCCATCCTCAGCCAGTGGCTCAAGTACATCACGGACAATGTGGTCGGACTGACGAGCCTGCAG ATGAAGCTGTTCAACCGGAACTTCCCCGTGGGCGAACGGATCGAGTACATGGGCTGGGTGAACGAGGGCGTCATCAACAATCACATCTCGTGGCAGAGCTACAAGCCCCGCTTTCTGGTGCTGAAGGGTACCGAGGTGATGCTGTTCGACTCGCCGCCGCTCAACGTGACCGGCCTGACCAAGGCGAACGTCGCCTACAAGGTGTACCAGACGATGTTCCGCGTGGTGAAGGAGTCGGAAACGGTCGACTCCCGGCAGCACTGCTTCCTGCTCCAGAGCTCCGGTCACGAGCCGCGCTACCTGAGCGTGGAGACGCGCCAGGAGCTGCTGCGGATCGAGAACAGCTGGAACGCGGCGATCGTTACGAGCGTGATCAAGCTGGGC CGCAAAACGTTCGCCGTCTCTCATCACGGCAAGACCGGCGGACTAACCCTGGACTGGCAGGCCGGATTCTCGCTCACGGAAGGGGCCGAAGCGGCCGTAATCTGGCAGTACAAGTTCTCGCAGCTACGCGGCTCCAGCGACGATGGCAAATCGAAGCTGAAGCTCCACTTCCAGGACCACGAAACGCGCAGCATCGAAACGAAG GAACTCGAGTGTCATGTGCTGCAAAGTTTGCTGTTCTGCATGCATGCTTTTCTGACAGCGAAAGTTGCTTCCGTCGATCCCACCTTCCTGAGCTCGATCCAGCAAGCCTAG